The stretch of DNA CGATCTCCTTGCTGAACCCGGCCGGAACCTTGTTGGCCCGGAAGTAGTGCCCGTCCAGGGACAGGTTCAGCTTTGCCGTGAGGTCGACCCCGCCGCCTGCGGTGAAAACCTGGAGGCCGCTGGCCGCCGCGCTTCCCACCGTCAGGCCGCCCAGCTCGCCGATCACGTTCATGTCGCCGAGAATCGAGGTGTCGTTGTTGGGATTGTGAAACTCCGTGAATTTCCCCTCCTGCGGACTCCCGTCGCCGGAACCGTACGCGAACGCGAGGAAGACCTTCCCCGGATACCGCCCCAGGGAGGGATCGAAGGTCACGTCCGCATGGCCGCCGAAGGCACTGATATGGTTGTGGCTCACTCCGTCCCGGTTCTTCCTCCCGAACTGGTAGACCGGCTCCACCTCGAAAACCGCGCTTTTTACGATGCGGCCCGAGAGCCGGGTCCCCACCGAATAGGTCACCTCGTGCTCCCCGCCCACGTGCGTTTCCCCGGCCCCGCCGGTGTCGCGGAGGCCGTATAGATCGACCGAAAGCGTCTCCCGAGGTTTATAGATTGCGTAGATCCCGTAAAGCCTCCCTTCGATCCCTCCTGCCCATTTCTTAACGTATCGGCCGCCGAACAGATCGAGGGAGAACTTCTCCGCGGGTTTCCACGACAGCTTCGCCGCGTCGAAGGTC from Deltaproteobacteria bacterium RBG_16_64_85 encodes:
- a CDS encoding outer membrane channel; this translates as MNTIPKTDRFHPFVLPFLSRRTCGLLPAAAVLAVLVLCVTGPARAHDDPPDPLRFGPVKLGLDSLVRPEAATNFSLGSFSFTPGNDEGRILFRLRPSVTVSPSENFSARVEGQWYAFSDDTDFSIFSLYQGYVEGVVPGVKGVSLKAGRQELVYGSTFLLGADSFYDGLTFDAAKLSWKPAEKFSLDLFGGRYVKKWAGGIEGRLYGIYAIYKPRETLSVDLYGLRDTGGAGETHVGGEHEVTYSVGTRLSGRIVKSAVFEVEPVYQFGRKNRDGVSHNHISAFGGHADVTFDPSLGRYPGKVFLAFAYGSGDGSPQEGKFTEFHNPNNDTSILGDMNVIGELGGLTVGSAAASGLQVFTAGGGVDLTAKLNLSLDGHYFRANKVPAGFSKEIGIETNLILTCKIKESISVLLSGNRFFTGDFFKDAAGSVKDINYVYAQLQATF